In the Candidatus Electrothrix sp. GW3-4 genome, one interval contains:
- a CDS encoding FG-GAP repeat protein, with the protein MKFIGYQINPEAALWLLRRGRAMAGMNGGSFLLKRFFFVMALSILFAGQGQATIGSPALEKFLMPGGTSFDRFGRSVAVDGDTAIIGAPYDHTSAGSDAGSAYVFVRTGGVWEKQAELIPNNPAAYDNFGFSVALDGDTAVIGAYGADFSIGSAYVFVRSGGEWTQEAKLTPSNGGEDDCFGASVAVAGDTVVVGAYQHNELGNNSGSAYVFVRSDGEWRQEQELFPADGEEGDIFGYSVAVDGDTIVIGAMYNSPSDLRYAGSVYIFTRTDSEWNQEGKLLEPAGSSYNNFGASVSLDGDTALIGTSHNIFTSMGAAYIFTRSGMDWDQGRKLTPTDGVIGDSFGISVSLDADTAVIGAWYADNEALGTIDSGAAYIFTRDTNTGDWLEKAKLVAPDGSDNQNFGHRVAVSGNTALVGASQDSELGTKAGAAYLFGPPCGWGRTLPAGRWQMTAPPCTADPNTVIDQLADDIGTEANYDVRWISFAFDPVVQDYDQQVEDDPFSLGAGNWNFSYDGGFITFEGTSTPVEDCTAPYGLTGNCFVIPLEIASGSDRWNMVGHPLPYAVAWDQVRIAVYDENGSWALYTPTEANDADIVEKNLYRWTGSSYETWDDVEPLLGTLQPQESIWVRSLPGSGAYSELKLLIPAQ; encoded by the coding sequence ATGAAGTTCATTGGGTATCAGATAAATCCAGAGGCAGCGCTGTGGCTGCTGAGGAGGGGACGAGCAATGGCTGGCATGAACGGTGGATCATTCCTGTTGAAACGTTTTTTCTTTGTAATGGCATTGAGTATCTTGTTTGCCGGGCAAGGGCAGGCAACTATTGGCTCACCAGCGCTTGAGAAATTTCTCATGCCGGGTGGCACGTCCTTTGATCGATTTGGCAGGAGCGTGGCCGTGGATGGTGATACGGCAATTATAGGGGCTCCGTATGATCACACCTCTGCCGGAAGCGATGCCGGGAGTGCCTATGTTTTTGTGCGCACAGGAGGAGTATGGGAAAAACAAGCAGAGCTCATCCCTAATAACCCAGCTGCGTACGACAACTTCGGCTTCTCGGTTGCCTTGGACGGAGACACCGCAGTTATCGGAGCATACGGTGCAGATTTTTCCATTGGCTCAGCGTATGTCTTTGTTCGTTCCGGTGGAGAATGGACGCAAGAGGCCAAGCTTACTCCAAGTAATGGAGGGGAAGATGATTGTTTTGGTGCGAGCGTCGCTGTAGCAGGTGACACGGTGGTTGTTGGTGCATATCAGCATAATGAGTTAGGGAATAATTCCGGCTCAGCCTATGTCTTTGTTCGTTCAGACGGAGAGTGGCGTCAGGAGCAGGAGCTCTTCCCTGCCGACGGTGAAGAAGGAGATATCTTTGGCTATTCAGTGGCGGTGGATGGTGATACCATTGTTATTGGGGCTATGTATAATAGCCCATCCGATCTCCGCTATGCGGGCTCAGTCTACATTTTTACGCGAACGGATTCAGAGTGGAACCAAGAGGGCAAACTTTTAGAACCTGCTGGATCTTCGTATAATAATTTTGGTGCGAGTGTATCCTTGGACGGCGATACGGCGCTTATAGGGACATCTCACAATATCTTTACCTCAATGGGGGCAGCCTATATCTTTACCCGTTCCGGGATGGACTGGGATCAAGGAAGAAAATTAACACCCACTGATGGGGTGATTGGAGATAGTTTTGGTATTAGCGTATCGTTGGACGCTGACACGGCAGTGATTGGGGCTTGGTATGCTGATAATGAGGCCTTAGGAACCATCGATTCCGGTGCTGCCTACATATTTACCCGTGATACGAACACCGGTGACTGGTTAGAGAAGGCTAAGCTCGTTGCTCCAGACGGGAGCGACAATCAAAATTTTGGCCATCGTGTGGCTGTCTCCGGTAATACCGCCCTGGTCGGCGCTTCTCAGGATAGTGAACTCGGGACAAAGGCTGGCGCTGCCTATCTCTTTGGTCCACCCTGCGGCTGGGGCCGTACCCTGCCCGCAGGGCGCTGGCAAATGACAGCCCCTCCCTGTACAGCTGATCCCAATACAGTCATCGATCAACTCGCTGATGACATTGGCACAGAGGCTAACTACGATGTGCGTTGGATCTCCTTTGCATTTGATCCTGTGGTGCAGGATTATGACCAGCAAGTTGAAGACGATCCTTTTTCGCTTGGTGCGGGGAATTGGAATTTTTCCTACGATGGGGGATTCATAACCTTTGAGGGGACATCTACCCCTGTCGAGGACTGTACAGCCCCGTACGGATTGACCGGGAATTGTTTTGTCATTCCTCTGGAAATTGCTTCGGGGTCTGACCGTTGGAACATGGTCGGGCACCCTCTTCCCTATGCTGTTGCTTGGGATCAGGTACGGATAGCGGTTTATGATGAAAACGGATCCTGGGCCTTGTATACCCCCACGGAGGCTAACGATGCGGATATTGTTGAGAAGAACTTGTACCGCTGGACCGGGAGCTCGTATGAGACCTGGGATGATGTTGAACCTTTATTAGGTACGCTCCAGCCCCAGGAGTCGATCTGGGTGCGAAGTTTGCCAGGGTCTGGTGCGTACAGTGAACTCAAGCTGCTCATTCCTGCGCAGTAA
- a CDS encoding nucleotidyltransferase family protein, which yields MRYCRYTELLCQCLTYWDVSSVDTAQSSLTRGAVNWPILLLCADRHHILPSLFFSLNQSSLLRYLPKEVSEYLHAVWTLNRRRNRMLRQALFAVSRQLNKIGIAPVLLKGATALIAQENSGCFDRVMYDLDLYIPEQRSREAYDFLKEHGYTPLYTTQAFWDQHHHEAALRHSEFPVSIELHKHILSAKQFNDAPVSVREGMEKIRIGGAEMLLPNRSFRVLHNFIDHSIHDGFFFQNRIELRRLYESVRLRADRPCEIRWHNVQAYCRKKRIYTAWLTYCLSSRQLFACQLPCPVPRFSYALYKEQQVRLHSWFPLLSFVRYWLQRGVRLPARLVRASWYAVKFEDIFRHL from the coding sequence ATGCGTTATTGTAGATATACAGAGCTCCTCTGTCAATGTCTCACCTATTGGGATGTGAGCTCGGTGGACACGGCTCAATCTTCCCTTACCAGGGGAGCGGTAAACTGGCCAATACTACTTCTCTGTGCTGACAGGCATCATATTCTTCCCTCCTTATTCTTTTCCCTTAACCAATCCAGCTTACTCAGATACCTCCCCAAAGAAGTTTCCGAATATCTCCATGCTGTATGGACACTCAATAGAAGACGAAACCGTATGCTGCGTCAGGCATTGTTTGCCGTTTCCCGCCAGCTCAACAAAATTGGAATAGCTCCTGTGCTTCTAAAAGGAGCGACGGCACTTATTGCACAAGAAAACTCAGGCTGTTTTGATCGGGTAATGTATGACTTGGATTTGTACATCCCAGAGCAACGAAGCCGTGAAGCATATGATTTCCTCAAAGAACATGGGTATACTCCTTTGTATACGACCCAGGCATTTTGGGATCAGCACCATCATGAGGCGGCGTTACGGCATAGTGAGTTTCCGGTATCTATCGAACTCCACAAGCACATACTTTCCGCAAAGCAATTTAACGATGCACCGGTCTCCGTACGAGAAGGGATGGAAAAGATTCGGATCGGTGGGGCAGAAATGCTTCTGCCCAACCGATCCTTTCGTGTGCTCCATAATTTTATTGATCATAGTATTCATGATGGTTTTTTCTTCCAGAACAGGATTGAACTCAGAAGGTTATATGAGTCTGTACGGCTGAGGGCTGATCGGCCTTGTGAGATCAGGTGGCATAACGTCCAGGCCTATTGCCGAAAGAAAAGAATATATACGGCTTGGTTGACCTATTGTCTCAGCAGTAGGCAACTCTTTGCCTGTCAACTTCCGTGTCCGGTGCCTCGATTCTCCTACGCCCTGTATAAAGAGCAGCAGGTACGACTACACTCCTGGTTTCCGTTGCTCAGCTTTGTCAGGTATTGGTTGCAGCGAGGCGTTCGATTACCTGCAAGGCTTGTGCGAGCTTCGTGGTATGCTGTGAAGTTCGAAGACATTTTTCGTCATCTTTAA
- a CDS encoding tetratricopeptide repeat protein: protein MQRTGELDKTEEMHLKALELNQALGSKEGIAADFANLGSVYEKRGELDKAEAVWQKSLNLAQEMGRRNAAMVQQWLDDLAQRRVAQQAPSTASPR from the coding sequence TTGCAACGCACTGGGGAGCTGGATAAGACCGAGGAGATGCACCTGAAAGCTCTGGAGCTTAATCAAGCCTTGGGCAGCAAGGAAGGCATAGCGGCAGATTTCGCCAATCTGGGCAGCGTGTATGAAAAACGCGGTGAGCTGGATAAGGCGGAAGCTGTGTGGCAAAAGAGCCTGAACCTAGCTCAGGAAATGGGGCGTCGGAATGCTGCAATGGTGCAGCAATGGCTGGATGATCTGGCCCAACGCCGTGTCGCCCAACAAGCCCCCTCTACCGCCTCTCCCCGATAG